The following proteins are encoded in a genomic region of Lutra lutra chromosome 16, mLutLut1.2, whole genome shotgun sequence:
- the LOC125087114 gene encoding cytochrome b5 domain-containing protein 1 isoform X3 — MKRPEMRVAGSARAMPRRGLVEGPDFEFFQRRYFTPAEVAQHNVPEDLWVSYLGSVYDLTPLARKYKGDLLLKPIIEVAGQDISHWFDAKTGDIRKHVDPLTGTLRYRTPRGRFLHVPPQLPRSDWANDFGKPWWQGVRYEVGRLSAKTRNIRIINTLTSQEHTLEVGAEESMWEILHRYLPYNAHAASYTWKYEGKKLNMDFTLEENGIRDEAGCGDRRSDRPVLSHPQ, encoded by the exons ATGAAGCGACCAGAGATGCGGGTGGCCGGTAGTGCAAGAGCCATGCCGCGCCGAGGCCTCGTGGAGGGGCCGGACTTTGAGTTTTTCCAGCGTCGCTATTTCACGCCAGCCGAGGTGGCCCAGCACAACGTGCCGGAAGACCTGTGGGTGTCCTACCTGGGATCCGTGTACGACCTGACGCCGCTGGCTCGCAAGTACAAGG GAGACCTGTTGCTAAAACCCATCATTGAAGTTGCGGGCCAGGACATCAGCCACTGGTTCGACGCGAAGACCGGAGAC ATCCGCAAGCACGTCGACCCGCTGACCGGCACCCTGAGATACCGCACCCCCCGGGGCCGCTTCCTGCACGTCCCGCCGCAGCTGCCGCGTTCAGACTGGGCCAATGATTTCGGGAAGCCCTGGTGGCAGGGGGTGCGTTATGAGGTGGGGCGGCTGTCTGCCAAGACCCGCAACATCCGCATCATTAACACGCTCACGTCGCAGGAGCACACGCTGGAG GTGGGGGCTGAGGAGTCCATGTGGGAGATCCTGCACCGCTATCTCCCCTATAATGCACACGCAGCCAGCTATACATGGAAGTATGAGGGCAAGAAACTGAACATGGATTTCACCCTGGAAGAGAACGGGATCCGGGATGAGG CCGGGTGTGGTGACAGGCGGAGTGACAGGCCTGTCCTCAGTCATCCACAGTGA
- the LOC125087114 gene encoding cytochrome b5 domain-containing protein 1 isoform X2, whose amino-acid sequence MKRPEMRVAGSARAMPRRGLVEGPDFEFFQRRYFTPAEVAQHNVPEDLWVSYLGSVYDLTPLARKYKGDLLLKPIIEVAGQDISHWFDAKTGDIRKHVDPLTGTLRYRTPRGRFLHVPPQLPRSDWANDFGKPWWQGVRYEVGRLSAKTRNIRIINTLTSQEHTLEVGAEESMWEILHRYLPYNAHAASYTWKYEGKKLNMDFTLEENGIRDEVTLTGEPKLCCCSSTSLWSA is encoded by the exons ATGAAGCGACCAGAGATGCGGGTGGCCGGTAGTGCAAGAGCCATGCCGCGCCGAGGCCTCGTGGAGGGGCCGGACTTTGAGTTTTTCCAGCGTCGCTATTTCACGCCAGCCGAGGTGGCCCAGCACAACGTGCCGGAAGACCTGTGGGTGTCCTACCTGGGATCCGTGTACGACCTGACGCCGCTGGCTCGCAAGTACAAGG GAGACCTGTTGCTAAAACCCATCATTGAAGTTGCGGGCCAGGACATCAGCCACTGGTTCGACGCGAAGACCGGAGAC ATCCGCAAGCACGTCGACCCGCTGACCGGCACCCTGAGATACCGCACCCCCCGGGGCCGCTTCCTGCACGTCCCGCCGCAGCTGCCGCGTTCAGACTGGGCCAATGATTTCGGGAAGCCCTGGTGGCAGGGGGTGCGTTATGAGGTGGGGCGGCTGTCTGCCAAGACCCGCAACATCCGCATCATTAACACGCTCACGTCGCAGGAGCACACGCTGGAG GTGGGGGCTGAGGAGTCCATGTGGGAGATCCTGCACCGCTATCTCCCCTATAATGCACACGCAGCCAGCTATACATGGAAGTATGAGGGCAAGAAACTGAACATGGATTTCACCCTGGAAGAGAACGGGATCCGGGATGAGG TGACACTGACTGGAGAACCCAAGCTATGCTGCTGCTCCAGCACCAGCCTCTGGTCTGCCTaa
- the LOC125087114 gene encoding cytochrome b5 domain-containing protein 1 isoform X4 gives MKRPEMRVAGSARAMPRRGLVEGPDFEFFQRRYFTPAEVAQHNVPEDLWVSYLGSVYDLTPLARKYKGDLLLKPIIEVAGQDISHWFDAKTGDIRKHVDPLTGTLRYRTPRGRFLHVPPQLPRSDWANDFGKPWWQGVRYEVGRLSAKTRNIRIINTLTSQEHTLE, from the exons ATGAAGCGACCAGAGATGCGGGTGGCCGGTAGTGCAAGAGCCATGCCGCGCCGAGGCCTCGTGGAGGGGCCGGACTTTGAGTTTTTCCAGCGTCGCTATTTCACGCCAGCCGAGGTGGCCCAGCACAACGTGCCGGAAGACCTGTGGGTGTCCTACCTGGGATCCGTGTACGACCTGACGCCGCTGGCTCGCAAGTACAAGG GAGACCTGTTGCTAAAACCCATCATTGAAGTTGCGGGCCAGGACATCAGCCACTGGTTCGACGCGAAGACCGGAGAC ATCCGCAAGCACGTCGACCCGCTGACCGGCACCCTGAGATACCGCACCCCCCGGGGCCGCTTCCTGCACGTCCCGCCGCAGCTGCCGCGTTCAGACTGGGCCAATGATTTCGGGAAGCCCTGGTGGCAGGGGGTGCGTTATGAGGTGGGGCGGCTGTCTGCCAAGACCCGCAACATCCGCATCATTAACACGCTCACGTCGCAGGAGCACACGCTGGAG TGA
- the LOC125087114 gene encoding cytochrome b5 domain-containing protein 1 isoform X1, whose protein sequence is MKRPEMRVAGSARAMPRRGLVEGPDFEFFQRRYFTPAEVAQHNVPEDLWVSYLGSVYDLTPLARKYKGDLLLKPIIEVAGQDISHWFDAKTGDIRKHVDPLTGTLRYRTPRGRFLHVPPQLPRSDWANDFGKPWWQGVRYEVGRLSAKTRNIRIINTLTSQEHTLEVGAEESMWEILHRYLPYNAHAASYTWKYEGKKLNMDFTLEENGIRDEGEDFDYLNMDGALYTPAILLYFNDDLTEL, encoded by the exons ATGAAGCGACCAGAGATGCGGGTGGCCGGTAGTGCAAGAGCCATGCCGCGCCGAGGCCTCGTGGAGGGGCCGGACTTTGAGTTTTTCCAGCGTCGCTATTTCACGCCAGCCGAGGTGGCCCAGCACAACGTGCCGGAAGACCTGTGGGTGTCCTACCTGGGATCCGTGTACGACCTGACGCCGCTGGCTCGCAAGTACAAGG GAGACCTGTTGCTAAAACCCATCATTGAAGTTGCGGGCCAGGACATCAGCCACTGGTTCGACGCGAAGACCGGAGAC ATCCGCAAGCACGTCGACCCGCTGACCGGCACCCTGAGATACCGCACCCCCCGGGGCCGCTTCCTGCACGTCCCGCCGCAGCTGCCGCGTTCAGACTGGGCCAATGATTTCGGGAAGCCCTGGTGGCAGGGGGTGCGTTATGAGGTGGGGCGGCTGTCTGCCAAGACCCGCAACATCCGCATCATTAACACGCTCACGTCGCAGGAGCACACGCTGGAG GTGGGGGCTGAGGAGTCCATGTGGGAGATCCTGCACCGCTATCTCCCCTATAATGCACACGCAGCCAGCTATACATGGAAGTATGAGGGCAAGAAACTGAACATGGATTTCACCCTGGAAGAGAACGGGATCCGGGATGAGGGTGAAGATTTTGACTATCTCAACATGGACGGTGCCCTCTACACACCTGCCATTCTGCTCTACTTCAATGATGACCTCACAGAGCTGTAG
- the NAA38 gene encoding N-alpha-acetyltransferase 38, NatC auxiliary subunit, with amino-acid sequence MAGAGPTMLLREENGCCSRRQSSSSAGDSDGEREDSPAARARQQLEALLNKTMRIRMTDGRTLVGCFLCTDRDCNVILGSAQEFLKSSDSFSAGEPRVLGLAMVPGHHIVSIEVQRESLVGPPYL; translated from the exons ATGGCCGGGGCTGGACCAACCATGCTCCTACGAGAGGAGAATGGCTGTTGCAGCCGGCGTCAAAGCAGCTCCAGCGCCGGG GACTCGGACGGGGAGCGCGAGGACTCGCCGGCCGCGCGGGCCCGGCAGCAGCTGGAGGCGCTGCTCAACAAGACGATGCGCATTCGCATGACAGATGGACGGACCCTGGTCGGCTGCTTCCTCTGCACCGACCGCGACTGCAATGTCATCCTGGGCTCGGCGCAGGAGTTCCTCAAGTCGTCGG ACTCCTTCTCTGCGGGGGAGCCCCGTGTACTGGGCCTGGCCATGGTACCCGGCCACCACATCGTTTCTATTGAAGTGCAGCGGGAGAGCCTGGTGGGGCCTCCCTATCTCTGA
- the TMEM88 gene encoding transmembrane protein 88 — protein MADVPGAQRPAAGGGPEPRDPLDCWACAVLVTAQNLLVAAFNLLLLALVLGTILLPAVTMLGFGFLCHSQFLRSQAPPCTAHLRDPGFTALLVTGFLLLVPLLVLALASYRRLCLRLRLADCLVPYSRALYRRRRAPQPRQTRASPGAQAAPTSGKVWV, from the exons ATGGCGGATGTCCCCGGCGCGCAGCGACCGGCTGCCGGTGGCGGCCCAGAGCCTCGGGACCCCCTGGACTGCTGGGCCTGCGCTGTGCTGGTCACGGCCCAGAACCTGCTGGTGGCCGCCTTCAACCTCCTCCTGCTGGCGCTGGTGCTGGGGACCATCCTGCTACCCGCTGTCACTATGCTCGGCTTCggcttcctctgccactcccag TTCCTGCGCTCCCAGGCACCTCCTTGCACCGCGCACCTGCGGGACCCGGGCTTCACGGCCCTGCTGGTCACCGGATTCCTGCTCCTCGTGCCGCTGCTCGTGCTAGCCCTGGCTAGCTACCGCCGCCTTTGCCTGCGCCTCCGCCTGGCCGACTGCCTCGTGCCCTACAGCCGAGCCCTCTACCGGCGCCGGCGCGCCCCGCAGCCGCGGCAGACCCGGGCCTCACCAGGGGCCCAGGCCGCTCCCACATCAGGAAAGGTCTGGGTCTGA